The following is a genomic window from Lentisphaerota bacterium.
GACCGACGAGCCGGGATCGATTCACGCCCAACATCGAGGCGCCCGTCAGGTTCGCCTCGAGGATTCGGCCCCGTTCATCGAGCGAGAAATAGCCGACGGGAGCAAAATCATAAAGATCCGTGTATTTCTCCAACACGGACTCCGCTTCATTCCGGGCGATTAACAGCGCCTCGTTCTGCAGCTCCAACTCAATCTGGTGGACGTGCAATTCGTGAAGCGTTCGCCGGATATCGGTGGCCGATTCAGGGCCGCCGGCACCGACCCGCCGGCGGCCGTGCCGCAGTCGATCTTCGGCACGACGGCGCAGGTCTTCCTCTGGGCGGGGGCGGGACGGTCTTTTTTGCATGACGCTCTTTTTTCAAAAGGGATGATTACACGCTACGGCTTCGCCCGCTTCGTGCGGCGATCCGGCCGGCGGGGGCGGACCGGATTTTCTTTCCGCGGACAGGAATGCCGGGCCCGCAATGTGGCCTCCAGCGTCTTGGACACGGTGATGTCCGAGAAGGTGATCACGACGCCGTCGATCCGGTCGTCCAGCGTCCGGTAGGGCATGATGCGCACGGTGAACCAGCGGCCGTCCTGCGCCCTGATCGCCTTCTCGATCGAAAATTGCGACCGCAGCACCTTTTGCGCATCCGCAGGCAACGCCGCGTAGCGCAGATCCGAGACCAGATCGGTTACGGGCCGTCCCACATCGGTCGGAATGAGCTTGATGATCTTCGTCGCATGGGGGGTGAATCGCCGCACGTTGAGGTCATTGTCCAGGAAGAGGGTGGCGATCTCGGTGCTGTCGAGCAGATTCTTCATGTCGTTGCTGACGCGCGAAAGCTCGTCCACCTTGGATTGCAGCTCGGCGTTGACGGTCTGGAGTTCCTCGTTCAGCGATTGCATCTCCTCTTTCGACGTCATGAGCTCCTCGTTGGTCGACTGCAGCTCCTCGTTGGTCGACTGCAATTCCTCGTTGGTCGAACGGAATTCCTCCTGCGCGGTTTGCATCTCCTCGTGGATGGTGCGCGCCTCGGCGCGGACTTGCAGGAGTTCATGCTCCAGTTCTGCCGGCCGTGCGCTGCGAGATTGCGCCTTCGCCGGACGTGCCGCCTCCCTCGTTCCCGCGGCCACAGGGGTGAAGACGATCATCACCAAGCCCTGCAGGGGTCCGTCTTCATAAAGTCTCTGGACCGTCACGTCCACGCCCTGCTCCACGCCGCCGGATCTGACCGTCAAGCCGTGAAGCGCCACGGGGGCTTTTTGCCTGAGCGCTTTCTGGAAGGCGGCGCTCAACTCGTAATGCAGCCCTTCGCGAAGCATGGCGAACAGGTTCCAGTTGGCCTTGCCGGCAGCCGGCTCTAGGTAGTTGCCGGTTCGCCCGCTGATGTACAAGATGTCGCCTGAATCATTCGCGATCACGGACGCCGGCGCATACCGCTGCAGAATCAGTTGATCCGCCATGGACTGGAAACTGGCCGTCGCCTTCGGCGACGGACGGGGTTCAGACCCGACGGCCAGACCGGATGTGAAAGAAGATGGAAACTCAACCGCCCTCGGCGATGAACCCGCCTCGAGGCGCCGGAACAGGCGCGACTTCGCGTTGAGCGGTGTGAAAAGCCCGGTGCTATTGCCGATGGTCTCGGAGCTGCCCAGAAACAGGATGCCGCCGGGTTTGAGGCTGTAATGAAACAGCGGAATCAGCTTTTTCTGTATCTCGGCGGTCAGATAAATCAGCAGGTTGCGGCAGCACAGGATATCCAGCTTGGTAAAGGGCGCGTCCATGATGATATTCTGCGGCGCGAATATGACCATCTCGCGAATTTCCTTGCTCATCCGGTAGCCGTGTTCCTCCTTGATGAAGAACCGCTTCAGCCGTTCGTCCGACACATCGGCCGCGATCGCGGATGAATAGAGTCCCTGCCGGGCCTTGTCAATGGCGTCGTGATCCAGATCGGTGCCGAAAATCTGCAGGGCGCCGTTCTCCCGGGGCCGGCATTTATCCATCGCCTCCTTGAAGGTCATCGCCAGCGAGTAGACCTCCTCC
Proteins encoded in this region:
- a CDS encoding chemotaxis protein CheB encodes the protein EEVYSLAMTFKEAMDKCRPRENGALQIFGTDLDHDAIDKARQGLYSSAIAADVSDERLKRFFIKEEHGYRMSKEIREMVIFAPQNIIMDAPFTKLDILCCRNLLIYLTAEIQKKLIPLFHYSLKPGGILFLGSSETIGNSTGLFTPLNAKSRLFRRLEAGSSPRAVEFPSSFTSGLAVGSEPRPSPKATASFQSMADQLILQRYAPASVIANDSGDILYISGRTGNYLEPAAGKANWNLFAMLREGLHYELSAAFQKALRQKAPVALHGLTVRSGGVEQGVDVTVQRLYEDGPLQGLVMIVFTPVAAGTREAARPAKAQSRSARPAELEHELLQVRAEARTIHEEMQTAQEEFRSTNEELQSTNEELQSTNEELMTSKEEMQSLNEELQTVNAELQSKVDELSRVSNDMKNLLDSTEIATLFLDNDLNVRRFTPHATKIIKLIPTDVGRPVTDLVSDLRYAALPADAQKVLRSQFSIEKAIRAQDGRWFTVRIMPYRTLDDRIDGVVITFSDITVSKTLEATLRARHSCPRKENPVRPRRPDRRTKRAKP